Part of the Egibacteraceae bacterium genome is shown below.
CGAGGGGGAACAGGCCGCCGACGGCGAGCCCGGCGAGCAGGTAGAGGGGGATGGGGCTGAAGCCGACGGAGGTGGCGGCCCGCGCGACGAGGGCGAGACAGACGATGATGAGGCCGAGCTCGATGAAGACGCCTGCGGCCTCAGGCGAGGCCGCGGCGGCCAAGATCACGTCTCGACCCCGCCCTCGAGATGAGTGAAGGCCCGCTTGATGGCCTCTGGCGTGCCGACGACGACGAGGGTGTCCCCCGCGTCGATGCGGAAGTCGGGGGTAGGGGAGGGGATGGTGTCCTCGCCGCGGACGACCGCGACGATGGACACGCCCGTCCTCGCGCGGAGCATGGTCTCGGCGACCGTGTGGCCCGCGCAGCTCCACGACGCTGTCGCGGGCAGCCAGTCGATGGTGAGCCCCTCCACCGACTGCTGGAGCATCGTGTCGAGGCTCTCGGCGACCTTCGTGCCGCCGAGGACCTCCGCGAGGGCGTGGCCCTCGTCCTCGTCGAGGCGGACGACGTCACGGCACGAGTCGGGGTCGCCATGGTCGTAGACGAGCAGCTCCCGCCGGCCGGTGCGGTGGGTGATCACCCCGATGCGGTCGCCCGCACGCGTCGTGAAGTCGTGTCGCAGCCCGACGCCGGGCAGCTGGGTCTCCTCGATCCGCGGCATGACCCGCATTGTACGGCCGCGGGGGCGTGCGACCTCCGTACACTTCGGGCCCATGGCCGATGTCGAGGCACCCCTCACCCGCCACAGCCCCAAGGCGAGGCGGGCGCCGGTGATCCTCGATCGGCTGGACGACGCGTACGACGGGGGCGTCGTCGAGCTCGACTGGACGACGCCTTTCGAGCTGCTCGTCGCGACGATCCTGTCGGCCCAGTCGACCGACAAGAAGGTCAACGAGGTGACGAGGACGCTCTTCGCCACCTACCAGACTCCGCAGGCCTACCTCGCCGCGGACGAGGAGGCGCTCCAGCAGGCGATCTACCAGACGGGGTTCTACCGCCAGAAGACCCGCAGCATCCGGGGCATGTGCCAGGCGCTGCTCGAGCGCCACGGCGGCGAGGTTCCCCGCACCATGGCCGAGCTCGTGGCGCTTCCCGGCGTGGCGCGCAAGACCGCCAACGTCGTCCTGGGCGCCGCCTTCCCCGACGCCCACCGCGCCGACCCCGAAGCAGGCATCGCCGTCGACACGCACGTGAAGCGCCTCTCGCGCCGGTTCGGGTTCACCCGCCACACCGATCCCGAGCGCATCGAGCGCGACCTCATGCGCCTGCTGCCCAAGGAGACGTGGCCCACCGCCAGCCTGTCGATCATCCTCCACGGTCGGCGGGTGTGCGAGGCGAGGCGACCGCGGTGCGCGGACTGCGTCGTCGAGGAGCTCTGCCCTTCCTCGCAGGTCGCCGGGTGCACGGACAAGGCGCGGCAGGCGGTGGGTGTGGGCGGAGGGCGCCACACCTAGCCGCGTTCGCGACGACGGGCGATGAGCCGCTCGGTGCCGGCGGTGGCGAGGGCGAGCGCGGCGAGCACCGCCGCGGCGACCTGCCGGTCGCGCAGCGGCGGGTCGGACCGTGGTGCGCCGGCGCGCAGGACCTCCACGGATGCCGCCCGGATCACCGCGACCTCCTGCGAGCCCGGGTCGACGCGGCGGAACACCCCGACGACCTCCACGAGGTCCCCCTGTGCCCCTGGCCCGCCGACCGTCCCGAGCTCGTCGGCGAGCTCGTCGGGCAGGAAGACGCCGATGCCCGCGTTGTGGCCCCGGTAGCTGCGGTGCCCCGGCAGCGGACCGGCCGGACCGGCGTAGACGTCGTCGTTGATCTGCGCCCAGGCGCCGCCCTCGCGGCGCAGCACCCCGCCGACCGCCTCGCCGCGGTAGCGCACCCTGCGCCGGTCGAAGGAGTGGGGGCAGTCGAGCAGCTCGGACGAGCTGACCGCGACCGGGGGGCGCGCGGGCTGCAGCGTCGAGACGGCGTCGTCGTCGCGCTCGTCGGGTGGTGCGGGAGTGGGACAGTGCAGCGGCGCTCGGAGGTCGGCGCGCTCGTCGGCCACGGCGATCGTCGAGGGGCCGGGCGGCGGGCGCAGCGCCTCGGCGAGGCCGACGATGCCCGCCAGCGCGACCACAGCGACGAGGGTGCCGAGCAGCACCCGGCCTCGCCGCAGCGGCTTGTCGGCGCGGCCGCCCGCTCGCCCGCGCGGTCGCGCGCTCACGTGCGTCCCCGCAAC
Proteins encoded:
- a CDS encoding cation:proton antiporter regulatory subunit, which gives rise to MPRIEETQLPGVGLRHDFTTRAGDRIGVITHRTGRRELLVYDHGDPDSCRDVVRLDEDEGHALAEVLGGTKVAESLDTMLQQSVEGLTIDWLPATASWSCAGHTVAETMLRARTGVSIVAVVRGEDTIPSPTPDFRIDAGDTLVVVGTPEAIKRAFTHLEGGVET
- the nth gene encoding endonuclease III yields the protein MADVEAPLTRHSPKARRAPVILDRLDDAYDGGVVELDWTTPFELLVATILSAQSTDKKVNEVTRTLFATYQTPQAYLAADEEALQQAIYQTGFYRQKTRSIRGMCQALLERHGGEVPRTMAELVALPGVARKTANVVLGAAFPDAHRADPEAGIAVDTHVKRLSRRFGFTRHTDPERIERDLMRLLPKETWPTASLSIILHGRRVCEARRPRCADCVVEELCPSSQVAGCTDKARQAVGVGGGRHT